From a region of the Streptomyces sp. NBC_00193 genome:
- a CDS encoding response regulator transcription factor has translation MTEDSASTGGVTRRVRVVLVDDHRMFRTGVQAEIGETERTGVEVVGEAADVDQAVTVITATRPEVVLLDVHLPGGGGVEVLRRCAPLMGAVEDPVRFLALSVSDAAEDVIGVIRGGARGYVTKTITGTDLVDSVFRVQDGDAVFSPRLAGFVLDAFASTDAPPVDEDLDRLTQREREVLRLIARGYAYKEIAKQLFISVKTVESHVSAVLRKLQLSNRHELTRWATARRLI, from the coding sequence ATGACCGAGGACAGCGCGAGCACCGGCGGCGTGACCAGGAGGGTCCGGGTGGTGCTCGTCGACGACCACCGGATGTTCCGCACCGGGGTGCAGGCCGAGATCGGCGAGACCGAGCGGACCGGGGTCGAGGTCGTCGGCGAGGCCGCCGACGTGGACCAGGCCGTCACCGTCATCACCGCCACCCGCCCCGAGGTGGTGCTCCTCGACGTGCACCTGCCCGGTGGCGGCGGCGTCGAGGTACTGCGCCGCTGCGCCCCGCTGATGGGCGCCGTCGAGGACCCGGTGCGGTTCCTGGCCCTGTCGGTGTCGGACGCCGCCGAGGACGTCATCGGCGTCATCCGGGGCGGAGCCCGCGGCTACGTCACCAAGACGATCACCGGCACCGACCTGGTCGACTCGGTCTTCCGCGTCCAGGACGGGGACGCGGTGTTCTCGCCGCGGCTGGCGGGCTTCGTGCTCGACGCCTTCGCCTCGACGGACGCCCCGCCGGTCGACGAGGACCTGGACCGCCTCACCCAGCGCGAGCGCGAGGTGCTGCGGCTGATCGCGCGCGGGTACGCGTACAAGGAGATCGCCAAGCAGCTGTTCATCTCGGTCAAGACGGTGGAATCCCACGTCTCGGCGGTGCTGCGCAAGCTCCAGCTCTCCAACCGCCACGAGCTGACCCGCTGGGCG